The Ziziphus jujuba cultivar Dongzao chromosome 1, ASM3175591v1 genome segment GattacttaataaaaaaaagaagttatatTACTTAATATGTGTCATCAGCGACAAAATTACCATGCTTTATTGAAATCAAATTTCCCATTTCTATAAGCTTAATGAATTAactgtattttaataattaaaatgtttaattttaattggatTCATCACAATTCAACAAAGACACCtaaagatgaaaaataatataataaatggtATTCtatatgaaagaaagaaaaaacaaatgatataagaaaacatataaatattttaaaaaaaagacagatgatgatttattgaaataattatgtaatattttaaataaggaATAAAATCAGTTTAGTATTGTACTGTTGACAAATAGCATTTTTATAACACCAAAAATAGAtagaattaaaagaaaaacaaattccaACAGCGTTTTCGGTTTAGTTAATAAACACCCCAACAATTCCACCGACCtactttgtttatttaaaagaaaataaaataaaataaaaattaaaaaggtcgAGAACATAAAATAACGcgtaaaagaaaaacaaaaaaaaaaattgaaggaaattgcGTCTTCTTTGACGGAGACGAAAACCCTAACGCACCAGAAAGagcagctctctctctctctctctgtgtcaaAACATGGCTCACCCGACCTCCTCATCGGATCACGAGAGAGGATCCGACCCAAATACCCGACTTTACGATCCCTACCGCGACCTTCAGGTTCCGAGCCGTTACCTCTACCAGCTCCCAACCTCCCATGAGTTCGTCTTCGTTGAAGAAGCTAAACGCCAACGCCGATCCTGGGGTGACAACATTACCTTCTATACGGGCACCAGTTGTCTTGGCGGTGCGGTAGCTGGCGGCGCCTCCGGCTTCGTTACCGGCGTAAAGTCCTTCGAACCCGGCGACACCACGAAGCTCCGAATTACTCGGATACTCAACGCCTCCGGACATACGGGTAGGGCTTGGGCGAATCGGTTAGGTGTGATCGGGTTGATGTACGCGGCTGTTGAAGGTGGCGTCAATGCGGTTAGGGATAGTGACGATGTGTGGAATAGTGTGGCGGCGGGGCTGGCTACCGGCGCTCTGTATAGGGCGGCGAGAGGGGTTAGGTCGGCGGCTGTGGCGGGTGCGCTCGGTGGTGCTCTGGTTGGTGTAGCCGTGACGGCGAAGCAGGTGCTCAAGCGATATGTTCCGATTTGAGTTGGGCGGTTTTTCTCTGAGTGcgtaatttgttgtttattttactTTCGCTGCCAATTTTGATAGGTTAGTTAGGGCATAGGGCATGGAAGAAAAATGATTATAAAATGCTCTGGTTGGGACCGGAATTAACTTTCTTTTCTATTGATTGATGTTGGAGCATGGAAAGCAACATGCTTTCGTTATATGGTAATACTAAATTCAAACTGCAATCTGTCGAATTATCTGAgggtaattaataa includes the following:
- the LOC107425219 gene encoding mitochondrial import inner membrane translocase subunit TIM23-2 — translated: MAHPTSSSDHERGSDPNTRLYDPYRDLQVPSRYLYQLPTSHEFVFVEEAKRQRRSWGDNITFYTGTSCLGGAVAGGASGFVTGVKSFEPGDTTKLRITRILNASGHTGRAWANRLGVIGLMYAAVEGGVNAVRDSDDVWNSVAAGLATGALYRAARGVRSAAVAGALGGALVGVAVTAKQVLKRYVPI